DNA from Malus sylvestris chromosome 11, drMalSylv7.2, whole genome shotgun sequence:
CCCGGTCAACAAAAGCTTTTTTTTAATCATTGGAGAACAAAGTTGACATATGTATGCAGCACTGAAATACCTGCAATTGAAGGAAACGAAGTGTTGCAAAATGGAATTCGTTTactaaaaatgtaaataaaatttcctgCAAAGTAAGTAAACTAATTTCAGCAATCTTATTTTAACTTTAATAGAAGACTCATACAAATGGAACAAATGAAAGTCTAATTTTTTagctaaataacacaaactgaTAAAAAAGAAGCTAAACtccaaaagtaaaataataaagtaAAAACTTTCAACTGGGTTTATCAAAACCTAAGTATATAATCATAGATTAAGCTAATCCTTGAAATGACTCAATTCGTTCggtttgagatttttttaattgtgCTTCAACTAAATACATGTGTATATATAGATGCTTGTTAATGCATTTCTACGCAGATGGTTAATTAATTTCAAAAGATCGTTTTGTAAATTTGCCATTGAATAAAATCTTTGGCAAAACTGCGGTGCGATCAAAATGTTTGCAACTTATTTTGTCAATTTTGATCTCCGATTCTGTCCATTCATTTTCAAATAAATTGGCATCTAAGGTAATACTATGAAGCAGCTGATTGACTAATCACCAAGAACGTCAAgagtttttttttcactcacaaCCAAAGAAAAACCATATACTTCCTAATTGGgaaaacacttcaaaaaccTAAAGTAATAATGAATTCGAATTTGAATCAGAAGGAAGCCACAATTGTTTTAAAACTCCTAATAAATTTGATAACTAAGCTGAAagatttttttcaaagccttAAAATATATAAGCAAAACTCTAAaaaagaattgttattagcactctaaaaatctcatttaacactctaaactttctataattagaaagaaaaatacacttacaagaagtgtagaatgagatttttggagtgctaataacaatttccacTCTAAATACTCGTCACTATTTACCAATAAAAAGTTCtttataatttcaactcactattTAATTCCAGGATTGATCCAATGAGATACCGTAGTTTTAGTGAAGTATAACTTACAAATTAATTATTTGTCTTCTGAATCAGCAGGTATACCAATTGAAATAACCAATGAAAACTTTTGAATATTCTAGTGATCAGCCACCACCCCTACCTTTTCACCAACCTCCTCCGTTTTTTCCTCACCCAAAACAATTCCGACGACGACAGCCTCACCGTTCAATTCGCCGACGCCCAAGACAGAGACGGGGACCAATTCGGCGTCCTCTTCGACCCTTTTGGCACCTCAACGACTTGGAGGAGCCCGTTGTACTATTTGAAGGGCAAGCTCGAGCATGTCGAGCGCGAACTCAGGCCAATGATGCCGGCGCTGGTGGCGAGTGCAAAGGACGAGCAGAgaggtagaaaagaaaaaggggttGGTCGCTGGATTGGATGGGAGGGTTCGAGAGAAAGGTAGGAAGGCAGCGGTGCCGACGAaggaggaggaagggagatGGTGGCTTTCTGTgttgggagaagaagaagaaatagagTGGAAGAAGACGTAGGGGGGAGGTAGAAGaggaccaaattttttttttaaattttaatttaatgtgGTGCTCAATTATTGTCCACATGGGTGTTACGTTATTAGTTAACAGGAGACTTAACCGCCAGACTAATGGATATTtgagactgttccaaaattaacactttaggactctaagacgaaaaaaacttcatgtaccaaatgttgagaCCCACAAAACTTGAGAGTAGTAAACTAACATTTACCCTAGAAAATAATAAGTTTTAGAACATATTACATAAACCACTCACCTCGATTAATAGCTAGAATTCCGACAAAACAAGTTCACTAATAATCTACACACACAAGCTTACTAACCCaagtctctttctctctctctctctctctctctctctctctctctctctctctataacatatatacacacacacgtatATTACGTGATCTCCAGAGCATGCTCATTTCTAAAAACAATGGAGCAAGGctcttatttatagtagtatagGTCGGCCAAAAGACTTGGTGCTAagtaaaacaataataaaatatattgaaTGATGATTTAACTCTGCAGATATACCTAAGCATTTGAATGCATGCAGATGTGTCAAGTATATACGTGATGAGTGGCTTAAGAGCTGTCAAACTTTCATGCCTCTAGCTAACACCTCGTGCAAGTAGACTTCCACCTCCAGGGCTCATAGCCACACACATATGAAGCTATGAATAATTAAGCCACATGGTGGCATTTCATAAGACAGGAATGCAATTTGATGATAGATAGGTTGACAAGTGGAAGATGACATGGATTTAAATAAACCAATAAATCTTAACTGGTAAATATTCACCCGTTGTTGATGTCAATAGCATGTGAGAATATTATTACGGCTACTGAAGTATAAAATGCAATGCGTGGACATTTAGATAACAAAGTAATATTaccaaataaatataaataacctATTTTAGTTAGCTATGAAAAAAAATCTTTGAAGTGTGTTTCTATATTGGCCGTAGAAGGTGTGGTCCGCTGTCCTGCCCTAAAGAGGATGTGAATGATAGCTGCTTTATGATTGAAAGAGTGTTTGATGATGAACCAAAGATTTACCCTGAAGATGTGCAAGTGGAGGAGGATATTAAGTACTAGTTTGTTATTGAggtacttttataaaaaatgagtataaaaaaaagctgagctaaaaaaagtgtttggtaaacacttaaaaacaacttattttcatagttttgggtgaaaaaaaaactgaaaacgtgaagcagcaaaaataaacttattcGCATagtagaaacagttttttttcaaagcacatcaataccaaaccagccctaaagaGGCTCTACAAAGTGATGTGCTCCTCTGTTTTCCGGTGGCGGTGACTCAGGATGTGACAACATTAAGGCTGAGGATGGAGCTCAGAAATTGGATGGTGATGGCCCAGATGAGGAAGGATGGACCACTGTGATCCCAAGGTGGCTTAGAAGGGCTGAGAAACAAAAGGCTTCTGAATAAGGGGTGGGAGGATAGTGTGCCAAAGGAGAACAACAAGGTGTCAAAGTATAAGTGGGTGGCTCGGGCTGACCTTACGCAGGATTGGAGGAAAACTGATAAGGCTGTGGAGCAAGTGCAGGAGGTaagtatatttttcatttgctcGGGATGCCTTAAGTTAGTTAACTGCGATAATAAGCCTTGTTTGATTGTTGATAAAGTTTGTGTTACATGTGTTTGTTGGAATGTTAAAAACCATTTACATTATATGCAATTATGCAGTGATAACATATATTTCCTTGCCTTGGAGTGTGATTATTTGTTCTGGCATGTGCTTCTCCTAAGTAATGTGGATGTTGATTGCTATTTATGTGTTCAAGAGGTAATTATGCAAGAGGGTAGTAGGACTGGGGGAAAGTAGTAGACGTTGTTGACTATACACCTATGACTCACCTATGGCCAGCTCATCAGTCAATAGTTAGTTAAACGGTTGAAATTAGTTAGCTGAGTTGTTATCAGTTAGTTAGTTAAAACAGCTTACAACACAAGACGGTTAGAATGGCTATATAAACTGAAGTCTGAAAGTGTTAAGAATTCATTCAGTAATAATACAATCGTTTTGCTTCTCTCTTGCTCTCTAAACACTCATACTGTTCTTAGTAGTTTTTCTGCATTCTTTGTTACTctgttaacatggtatcatcgccgagTCGATTCTTGGTGCCTTTCTTCCGCTGATTTGGGATCGAAAGGGAGGAGACACTCTTCGATCATATCGTTTCTGGTTTGGGTACAGATTCAAGAACGCAGTCCTTTCAGGTTCTTTCTGATTTCTTGCACTCTATATGTTTGATGAAATGTCGAAGTCACAAATTCTGCTTCAAGTTGCATAATTGTTCGAGGCCGATAGTCATTAGTCTTGTAATCATGGAATGGATAGATCAATGAGGTATTTGTTGGGATAGAAAGGCCAATAGCCATTTCCCTTTTATGTTTCACTTCAGAAAGGCCGATAGCCAGAAGTGTGTGTGTCGAAGTTTTGTTTCACTTCAGAAAGGCCGATAGCCAGAAGTGTGTGTGTAGAAGTCTTGTTGTGTTCTTCAAAAGGCCGATAGCCAGGAGTTGTTGACGAGTTCTTCCGAAGATTTCATTTGTTGTTAAAGTTGATATTATGGCCGATTCAAGTGTCAAAATTGAAGCATTGTTGGGAATATTGACTGTGAAACTTCAAGATGATAATTTTGTTAAGTGGGGATATCAATTTCAGTCAGTTTTGAGGGgatatgatttgtttgatttctttCTTGGAGAGATTCCTTGTCCATCTAAGTTTGTGATTAGTCCAGACACCGGTATAACAAAGGAAGTCTCTGCCGAGTATAAAGAATGGGTGAGAAAAGATATGGCACTGCTAAGTCTTCTTATTGCTACTTTATCTGATGAGGCTATGAAGCATGTTATTGGGTGCAGAACATCTCATGAAGCCTGGACATGTTTACAAGAAAGGTTTGCATCGATTTCAGTTGTTCGAGTTAATCAGTTAAAGATTGAATTACATACAGCACAAAAAGGAGGGGAATCTGTGGATAAGTTCTTAATGAGGCTGAAGAATATAAGGGATCAACTTGTTTCTGTTGGAGAAAGAATTTCAGATAATGATTTGATGATTGCTGTGTTATCTGGTCTGCCTGCAGATTTTGAGATGATTCACACAGTGATCTTAGCAAGGGATACAGCTCTATCTTTAAAAGATTTCCGGGCTCAACTTCTTGTTGCAGAAGGGAGTATTGAGTCCAAGATGCAATCTTTGTCAAGTTCTATGGCTGCAATGTGTGTTCAAGGTGAAGGTTCTAGCGCTCAGCGATATCAGGGCTATGAACATGGTGAAAGCTCAAATACATAAGGGATGCAAGGAGGATATAATGGAGAGCAATTTGGAGATAGCTTTCAAGGTGGATCTGGTTTTCTGGGGAATGGAAATAACAGGAATAATTACAATACTAGAAATGGTAGCAACAACAATTTCAAGAAGTTTGGGAATGGAAATAACAACTTTAAGAATTCATCTTCCGGGTTTCATAACAGGAATGCAAGTGGAAGTACTAACAATCACTTTGGGAATGGAAACAACAATTATTCTGGAAATGGAAAAGCTCCTCAGAGGGGGGGAAATGGATATTCTG
Protein-coding regions in this window:
- the LOC126590252 gene encoding uncharacterized protein LOC126590252, yielding MADSSVKIEALLGILTVKLQDDNFVKWGYQFQSVLRGYDLFDFFLGEIPCPSKFVISPDTGITKEVSAEYKEWVRKDMALLSLLIATLSDEAMKHVIGCRTSHEAWTCLQERFASISVVRVNQLKIELHTAQKGGESVDKFLMRLKNIRDQLVSVGERISDNDLMIAVLSGLPADFEMIHTVILARDTALSLKDFRAQLLVAEGSIESKMQSLSSSMAAMCVQGEGSSAQRYQGYEHGESSNT